gaaagaaaacaccGAAATGTTCAAAGCAATTCTTCATTTATCACCTCTGGCTAACAAATGGAGCACAGTTTTGAACTCCACCAAAAACATATCAAGCCAACGGTGATTCTCCGCCCAAGAACCTAATTACCTCAGCCCATGACCTCAACATAGCTACATTGAAACTACTTTAACCGGTGCAGTCAGAAGGCCTAAAGTATTTACAAAAGCACTCCTCTTGAGCACTCAGAAGGTTCAGACCAACCTAAATATCGACAGAACTGGCAAGTCTTTGCCAGGTTTGAGCCGATTGTCTAAATGCTGAGCTTACCAGCACACtaaatcaagaaaaagaaaacttaaGAAACATTAACCATCATCTGGTATCCTCCTTTTCTTCGACGACGCAAGATTTGTGGTACGAGAATATAAGCTTCTCAGGTCCTATTCTGAAATGTCAGAGAGCAGGAGATGGAACACGCCGCCGGAGATTCTGGTGTCTTGCCATTTTCATCCTTTGACTGTAAGATCCTCTCATCAGGCTTGATACCTAGAGAGGCCCAGATTGTACTCTTTGCAGCCTCCTCGGGGTCAGTGACTCTGAGCGCTTTAGGGACCCAGAATGTCTTCTctgcctcttcttcttcccttggATGCTTCCCTAAAGCCAAAGAACCTGAGCAGGCAGGAACAGGGGGCAATGTGGTGCCACTACTTCCAGGCCATGGCACACTCGATGCTCCATTAGGCCAGCCAGGAATGCAGCTCCAATAAAATGGCACTTGAGGGAAGGTAACAGCAGGTGCTCGAATTCCTGGGCCTGGCATCGTTGTTGGCATCAGTAGAAGACGACTGACCCCACTGTTTACCAACTCCTGAGTACCATCTGTTGAGGACTGAGTAGATGCCGTAACAGCAGCACTGTTCGAAC
This DNA window, taken from Setaria italica strain Yugu1 unplaced genomic scaffold, Setaria_italica_v2.0 scaffold_444, whole genome shotgun sequence, encodes the following:
- the LOC101775700 gene encoding cyclic dof factor 2-like — encoded protein: VSTKNDADGSGKEKEFKKPDTVLPCARCNSMRTKFCYFNNYNANQPRHYCKDCKRYWTDGGTLRDVPVGSARRKNRSDANGDVAGTSRRRSRVFKPLAIPGPAAEESGAATTSGSEMVLGKPLCPAHNTEEQKNNTDLVGPGDNKEEKSCLSSAVAPSGSSDNSGSNSAAVTASTQSSTDGTQELVNSGVSRLLLMPTTMPGPGIRAPAVTFPQVPFYWSCIPGWPNGASSVPWPGSSGTTLPPVPACSGSLALGKHPREEEEAEKTFWVPKALRVTDPEEAAKSTIWASLGIKPDERILQSKDENGKTPESPAACSISCSLTFQNRT